In Alteromonas sp. V450, the following proteins share a genomic window:
- a CDS encoding UDP-2,3-diacylglucosamine diphosphatase, whose product MKKTHYRTLWLSDIHLGNRDCKAEYLLSFLNSITVDTLYLVGDIVDMWQMTKQFRWPQAHNQVMHKFMQMSQEGTRVVYLPGNHDEPIQSYSGMAFGDIEIERELVHTTAQGKRYLVLHGDQFDGDVTMGKFHAWIGDKGYDLLLFLNREFNRLRAWRKREYWSLAGYIKKHIKGANEAIARYREACCRRADEMGLDGVVCGHIHHPESSFENGIHYINDGDWIENCSALSEDINGNLSLIHYLDSLESASVTSITTKTSRSKAA is encoded by the coding sequence ATGAAAAAGACACACTATCGAACACTTTGGCTTTCTGATATCCATTTAGGAAATCGCGACTGCAAAGCTGAATACTTACTTTCCTTTCTTAATAGCATCACTGTAGATACCCTCTATTTGGTGGGTGATATTGTTGATATGTGGCAAATGACCAAGCAATTTCGCTGGCCACAGGCGCACAATCAAGTTATGCACAAATTCATGCAAATGAGCCAGGAAGGCACCCGTGTGGTGTACCTGCCTGGCAACCACGATGAGCCAATTCAGTCTTATTCTGGTATGGCCTTCGGTGATATAGAAATAGAGCGAGAGTTGGTACACACCACCGCACAAGGAAAGCGTTATTTAGTTTTACATGGCGATCAATTCGATGGCGATGTGACTATGGGGAAATTCCATGCGTGGATTGGCGATAAAGGTTACGACCTATTGCTTTTTCTAAACAGAGAGTTCAATCGCCTACGCGCCTGGCGCAAGCGCGAATACTGGTCACTTGCGGGCTATATTAAAAAGCATATTAAGGGTGCGAATGAAGCCATTGCTCGTTATCGAGAGGCATGCTGCAGGCGCGCCGATGAAATGGGACTTGATGGTGTAGTGTGTGGCCATATTCATCACCCTGAAAGCAGCTTTGAAAACGGCATTCACTATATTAACGATGGTGACTGGATAGAGAACTGCAGTGCATTGAGTGAAGATATAAACGGTAACCTTTCACTAATCCATTACCTCGATTCACTAGAGTCTGCTAGCGTAACGTCTATTACGACCAAAACCTCTCGCTCTAAAGCAGCATAA
- a CDS encoding lysophospholipid acyltransferase family protein, producing the protein MKLCEKRHIALLLFAKTGRETGSMFTVNDVLNKHYPQVANNPILFKSLSFVLRHLLHEREITEFGETYPHYEDIDFVEQVLEYFNISYSTRDVEKERIPSEGRVVIIANHPIGSLDALALIKLVSEVRHDLKVVANEMLMAIEPLHDMLLPVNNMQGGTPKQHLSAIQKHLNSDGAILIFPAGEVSRLRPQGVRDTRWHTGFLRIARQAKSPILPVYIDAKNSPLFYGVSMVYKPLATALLVKEMFKQRKKHLPMRIGELIPFEAYQQTNIPLKEQVKLFKRHLYRIGSNKKGVFETQASIAMPEDRKELARAMRDCEHLGETGDGKSIYLYQHKSCSPIMREIGRLREVAFRAVGEGTNKRRDIDLYDPHYYHLVLWDDNDLEIVGAYRFGDAELLTAPDHPTGLYSATLFNYGKNNDKLFKEGLELGRSFVQPRYWGKRSLDYLWFGIGAFLSRYPKYRYLFGAVSLSNAYPEPAKDLLVQFYSTYFPAKFGEATCKRPYQMTNDALHQFTGNDYKAEFTQLKHLLANMGVNVPTLYKQYSEVAKDGGVAFLGFNVDPDFNDCIDGLVVVDMQTLTEKKRKRYLTDIQLKATA; encoded by the coding sequence ATGAAACTGTGTGAAAAACGTCACATTGCCCTGCTATTGTTCGCCAAAACCGGAAGAGAAACAGGTTCTATGTTTACTGTAAACGACGTATTGAACAAGCATTATCCTCAAGTAGCGAACAACCCCATTCTATTTAAGTCGCTGTCTTTCGTTTTAAGGCACCTACTCCATGAACGTGAAATTACCGAATTTGGTGAAACCTATCCGCACTATGAGGACATCGATTTCGTAGAGCAAGTACTGGAATATTTTAATATCAGCTATTCCACACGCGATGTAGAAAAAGAACGTATTCCAAGTGAAGGAAGAGTGGTGATTATTGCGAACCACCCTATTGGCTCACTCGATGCTCTTGCGCTTATAAAATTGGTTAGTGAAGTACGTCACGACTTAAAAGTGGTTGCCAATGAAATGCTTATGGCCATTGAACCGCTTCACGATATGCTGCTACCTGTAAACAACATGCAGGGAGGCACGCCGAAACAGCATTTGTCGGCAATTCAAAAACACCTTAACAGCGATGGCGCCATATTGATTTTCCCCGCTGGTGAAGTCTCTCGATTGCGCCCACAAGGTGTTCGCGACACACGTTGGCACACCGGTTTTTTACGCATTGCAAGGCAGGCAAAATCGCCAATTTTGCCTGTCTATATTGATGCTAAAAATAGCCCGCTTTTTTACGGTGTGTCCATGGTGTACAAGCCATTAGCCACCGCGCTGCTCGTTAAAGAGATGTTCAAACAGCGCAAAAAGCATTTACCTATGCGCATTGGTGAACTTATCCCATTTGAGGCATACCAACAAACCAATATACCGCTAAAAGAACAGGTAAAGCTGTTTAAGCGCCACTTGTATCGCATTGGCAGTAACAAGAAAGGCGTATTTGAAACACAGGCTTCCATTGCCATGCCAGAAGACAGAAAAGAACTGGCCCGCGCTATGCGAGACTGCGAACATTTAGGTGAAACTGGCGACGGAAAGTCTATTTACCTCTACCAACACAAAAGCTGCTCACCGATAATGCGAGAGATTGGCCGCCTGCGTGAAGTGGCGTTTCGCGCTGTGGGCGAAGGCACTAATAAACGCAGAGACATCGACCTGTACGATCCCCACTATTATCACCTTGTACTTTGGGATGACAACGATTTAGAAATTGTGGGCGCCTACCGCTTTGGCGATGCTGAACTTCTGACAGCGCCAGACCATCCTACCGGGCTCTACTCTGCCACGTTATTCAATTACGGCAAGAACAACGACAAACTCTTTAAAGAAGGCTTAGAGCTAGGACGAAGTTTTGTGCAGCCTCGCTACTGGGGGAAACGCAGCTTAGATTATTTGTGGTTTGGTATTGGGGCATTTTTAAGCCGCTACCCTAAGTATCGCTATCTTTTCGGTGCGGTGTCACTCAGCAACGCCTATCCTGAACCCGCTAAAGATTTATTGGTACAATTCTATTCAACCTATTTTCCTGCCAAGTTTGGCGAAGCGACTTGTAAGCGTCCTTATCAAATGACGAACGATGCCTTGCACCAGTTTACAGGGAACGATTACAAGGCTGAATTTACGCAGTTGAAGCATTTACTCGCTAACATGGGCGTAAACGTACCAACATTGTACAAGCAATACTCTGAAGTGGCTAAAGACGGCGGGGTAGCGTTTTTAGGTTTTAATGTAGACCCAGATTTTAACGACTGTATTGATGGTTTAGTGGTGGTTGATATGCAAACGCTTACCGAGAAAAAGCGTAAGCGCTATTTAACCGACATTCAGCTTAAAGCCACAGCCTAA
- the dapE gene encoding succinyl-diaminopimelate desuccinylase, which produces MSIQPLPSVTPARSIYFAEVLMARASITPQDAGCQSYLMYKLKKLGFSCEKHTVNGVSNLIARWGQGTNHFAFCGHTDVVPPGPLDKWKSPPFSPVISQNKLYGRGAADMKTGIAAMLAATERTIDSLDDSKVSLWWLITSDEEGEAEWGSKWIAEYLASKNVQLDMCLVGEPSASATTGDTVKIGRRGSLSGTIHITGKQGHVAYPKTAVNAIHKASNVINALTQHPFDKGSEDFPGTTLQITHMDTGSFTDNIVPSAVRVEFNVRYSWQFDQKGLSALLRSIINSVDPEAQVSFSRPCEAYLSKPKSNAEHCLIACVEKAIKSATGRYPVISTSGGTSDGRFFASEHTQVLEVGVPNTTIHQINEHIHVSDLLTLEDIYTDILKCVGGR; this is translated from the coding sequence ATGTCAATTCAGCCCTTACCTTCTGTAACGCCAGCTCGCAGCATTTATTTCGCTGAAGTACTAATGGCAAGAGCGTCGATTACCCCACAAGACGCTGGTTGCCAGAGTTATTTAATGTACAAGCTCAAAAAGCTTGGTTTTTCCTGTGAAAAGCACACAGTTAATGGTGTGAGTAACCTTATCGCTAGGTGGGGGCAGGGCACAAATCACTTTGCATTTTGCGGCCACACTGACGTTGTGCCTCCAGGCCCCCTTGATAAGTGGAAGTCACCGCCTTTTAGCCCTGTAATTAGCCAAAATAAACTATATGGGCGTGGTGCTGCTGACATGAAAACAGGTATCGCCGCCATGCTCGCGGCAACAGAGCGCACCATTGATTCCCTAGATGACAGTAAGGTTTCTTTGTGGTGGCTAATCACCAGTGATGAAGAAGGTGAAGCTGAATGGGGCTCCAAATGGATAGCTGAATATTTGGCATCTAAAAATGTCCAGCTTGATATGTGCCTAGTAGGTGAACCTTCTGCATCTGCAACAACCGGCGATACGGTTAAGATTGGCCGCAGGGGCTCACTTTCAGGCACTATTCATATCACAGGAAAGCAAGGCCATGTGGCCTACCCAAAGACAGCGGTGAATGCTATTCATAAAGCCAGTAACGTGATTAACGCGTTAACACAGCACCCATTTGATAAGGGGAGTGAGGATTTTCCTGGCACTACGCTACAAATAACACACATGGACACGGGAAGCTTCACCGATAACATTGTGCCTAGTGCCGTTCGTGTAGAGTTTAACGTTAGATATTCGTGGCAGTTTGACCAAAAAGGTTTATCAGCATTGCTACGCAGTATTATCAATAGCGTTGATCCAGAAGCCCAAGTGAGCTTTTCAAGACCCTGTGAAGCTTACTTAAGCAAGCCCAAGAGCAATGCAGAGCACTGCTTAATTGCTTGTGTAGAAAAGGCAATAAAAAGCGCCACAGGTCGTTACCCTGTTATCAGCACATCTGGTGGTACTTCAGATGGGCGTTTTTTTGCAAGTGAGCACACACAAGTCCTTGAAGTAGGTGTGCCAAATACCACCATTCATCAAATAAACGAGCACATTCATGTGTCTGACTTGCTTACCCTTGAAGATATCTATACCGATATTCTCAAGTGTGTTGGCGGTCGATGA
- a CDS encoding SurA N-terminal domain-containing protein — protein MLERIREGSQGPWAMAIIALIVLSFVFAGVGSYLTSSGTTSVATVNGEEISAQELERAYQNQRAQMESQYGESIGQLFSSEEYLAEFRRNVLDRLIAEKLIQQQAVSMGLRVSDEQIREAIVQMPEFQFGGQFDNERFQAILRQNGFQVADFRDFLRVQMTQNQLAAALANSAFALDGEVLQANALQRQTRDAKYVLVNSQEFADSVEITEQDIESYYNANITAFDTDEKVKVAYVKLNVNALKDRVSVDESAVRTYYENNINSYGKEEERRVSHILVEAGDDQDAARAEAEALKTELDNGSDFAELAKQHSDDAFSAENGGDLDFITPEMMDPAFDEAAFALENIGDVSNVVETEFGFHIIKLTDIKEAQVKPFDEVAGDIRDSLLYDAAMEKYFELQNTLAEIAFEVPDTLEDAANAVDLPIQESVLFSRNTAPSDLSSPAILDAAFSSELVEERVNSDIIEIDDENVVVVRVIEHEPQRTQSLDEVREGIEVSVKAEKAREAAEAWAFDIAQKVRAGESVDSALAEKSVSWQTETAVPRAGGTLARALVDTLFSLALEGEDNVDVATTVNGDVAVVMLEGVNAAPELEESLGQSLKERLAQVQGQRVYQQYVDALRANAEVTISQTL, from the coding sequence ATGCTAGAAAGAATCAGAGAAGGTTCTCAAGGCCCTTGGGCGATGGCAATTATTGCGCTTATCGTTTTGAGTTTCGTATTCGCTGGGGTAGGGAGTTACCTTACATCATCAGGTACTACTTCAGTAGCTACCGTAAACGGCGAAGAAATTTCGGCACAAGAACTAGAGCGTGCATATCAAAACCAACGTGCACAAATGGAATCTCAATACGGAGAGTCAATTGGACAACTGTTTTCAAGCGAAGAATACCTAGCTGAATTTCGCAGAAATGTCCTTGACCGCCTCATTGCTGAAAAGCTTATCCAGCAACAAGCAGTGTCTATGGGCTTACGCGTAAGTGACGAGCAAATTCGCGAAGCCATTGTTCAGATGCCTGAATTTCAATTTGGTGGGCAATTCGACAACGAGCGTTTTCAAGCAATTCTGCGCCAAAACGGCTTCCAAGTTGCTGACTTCCGCGACTTTCTTCGTGTTCAAATGACGCAAAATCAACTTGCCGCCGCGCTTGCTAATTCGGCGTTCGCGTTAGACGGCGAAGTTCTGCAAGCGAACGCTTTGCAGCGTCAAACGAGAGATGCGAAGTACGTGCTTGTTAATTCTCAAGAGTTTGCTGATAGTGTTGAAATTACAGAACAAGATATCGAAAGCTATTACAACGCCAACATTACTGCTTTTGACACAGACGAGAAAGTTAAGGTTGCCTATGTCAAGCTTAACGTTAATGCATTGAAGGACCGTGTGTCTGTAGATGAAAGCGCAGTGCGTACCTATTATGAAAATAACATTAACAGCTATGGAAAAGAGGAAGAGCGACGCGTATCTCATATACTTGTTGAAGCAGGTGATGACCAAGACGCGGCTAGAGCCGAAGCTGAAGCATTGAAAACTGAGTTGGATAATGGTTCTGATTTTGCCGAGCTCGCTAAACAGCACTCGGACGACGCCTTTTCAGCTGAGAATGGCGGTGACTTAGATTTTATTACGCCAGAAATGATGGATCCTGCGTTTGATGAAGCAGCGTTTGCGTTAGAGAATATTGGTGATGTATCTAATGTTGTAGAGACCGAGTTTGGTTTTCACATCATTAAACTCACCGACATCAAAGAAGCGCAGGTGAAGCCTTTTGATGAAGTAGCCGGTGACATTCGAGATTCGCTTCTTTACGACGCCGCAATGGAGAAGTATTTCGAGTTACAAAATACCTTAGCAGAAATTGCTTTTGAAGTGCCTGATACATTGGAAGATGCCGCTAATGCTGTGGATTTGCCGATACAAGAATCGGTACTATTCAGCAGAAACACAGCGCCGTCGGACTTAAGCTCACCTGCTATCCTCGATGCTGCATTTTCTTCAGAGTTAGTTGAAGAGAGAGTGAATAGTGACATTATCGAAATTGACGATGAGAATGTTGTGGTTGTTCGCGTTATTGAGCATGAGCCTCAACGTACGCAATCACTAGATGAAGTGCGCGAGGGCATTGAAGTATCGGTTAAAGCTGAGAAAGCGAGAGAAGCTGCAGAAGCCTGGGCGTTCGACATTGCACAAAAAGTACGTGCAGGAGAAAGCGTTGACAGTGCACTAGCCGAGAAATCAGTGTCTTGGCAAACGGAAACTGCTGTTCCGCGAGCAGGCGGTACACTTGCACGTGCATTGGTTGATACGCTATTCTCGCTTGCCCTAGAAGGTGAAGATAACGTTGATGTTGCAACAACGGTAAACGGCGACGTTGCTGTTGTTATGCTTGAGGGCGTAAACGCGGCACCAGAGCTTGAAGAGTCGCTCGGCCAAAGCCTAAAAGAGCGTCTTGCTCAAGTTCAGGGACAGCGTGTTTATCAACAATATGTTGATGCGCTTCGTGCAAATGCGGAAGTGACTATCTCACAGACGCTATAA
- the hupB gene encoding nucleoid-associated protein HU-beta has product MNKSQLIDQIAAGADISKAAAGRALDAFTDSVTAALKDGDQVALVGFGTFSVRERSARSGRNPQTGETIQISAAKVPSFKAGKALKDACN; this is encoded by the coding sequence GTGAACAAGTCTCAACTTATCGACCAAATCGCTGCTGGTGCAGACATTTCTAAAGCAGCTGCTGGCCGCGCTCTTGACGCATTCACTGACTCAGTAACTGCTGCGCTTAAAGATGGCGACCAGGTAGCACTAGTAGGTTTTGGTACTTTCTCAGTTCGCGAACGTTCAGCTCGCAGTGGACGTAACCCACAAACTGGTGAGACTATTCAGATTTCAGCGGCGAAAGTTCCATCTTTCAAAGCTGGTAAAGCACTGAAAGACGCTTGTAACTAA